The Polyodon spathula isolate WHYD16114869_AA chromosome 23, ASM1765450v1, whole genome shotgun sequence genome has a window encoding:
- the LOC121297886 gene encoding leiomodin-3-like isoform X1 has protein sequence MSDYSQNSDQESYSEDIDEDEILANLSPEELKQLQSEMDNLAPDEEVPVGMRQKDQTEKPPTGSFDHRSLVNYIYWEKESKRMLEEERLPTVLLPSERDTRKDFDKDEDLKEEVGGEEGEKEIEEEKEDEKERELQEVQALPKCSEETGEISLSISDKKQEEDTNRVDEATKEPEPENEKQRQNSDEKRKAETSYREQVIDNCNSETPVRDTRVHETNTAETNELVENQEKEEKKISKLQKPKKLTLGDSLIKLTARPSGNETNLDTTLNKIKQNNPEIKEINLNNIENIPKEMLIDYVNALKKNKHVTKFSITNTGADENVAYALASMLRENRSITTLNIESNFITGKGIIAIMRCLQFNETLTELRFHNQRHMLGHHAEMEVSRLLKANNTLLKMGYHFELPGPRMVVTNLLTRNLDKQRQKRMEEQKQQQAKDQEQMMARFKNSLNLPPGLWEMLGDYLPAMPNTQPYPPQAPSPPLQLKKKPVPFPPIQENEQPNLLKDIKLKKAPKNRAADSTLEQKEKANLKDVIKTLKPVPRRRQAPKVDLTPREVLLNEIRTSNVAYLKAVSITNNVQIATEMNDL, from the exons ATGTCTGACTACAGTCAAAACTCTGACCAAGAGTCCTATAGCGAGGACATTGACGAAGATGAGATCCTCGCAAACCTGTCACCTGAAGAACTGAAGCAGCTTCAGAGTGAAATGGACAATCTTGCCCCAGATGAGGAGGTGCCAGTTGGAATGAGACAGAAAGACCAGACAGAGAAGCCTCCAACAGGATCATTCGATCACAGGTCTTTGGTTAATTATATCTATTGGGAGAAGGAATCCAAGCGAATGCTGGAGGAAGAAAGACTTCCCACAGTTCTTTTACCTAGTGAG CGAGATACAAGAAAAGACTTTGACAAAGATGAAGATCTGAAAGAAGAAGTaggaggagaggaaggagagaaAGAAATAGAAGAAGAAAAGGAAGATGAGAAAGAAAGAGAACTTCAAGAGGTCCAAGCCTTGCCAAAATGCTCTGAAGAAACAGGAGAAATTTCTCTCAGCATTTCTGATAAAAAACAAGAGGAAGATACAAACAGAGTGGACGAGGCTACCAAAGAACCAGAACCAGAGAATGAAAAGCAAAGGCAAAATTCAGATGAGAAACGCAAGGCAGAGACATCTTACAGAGAACAAGTCATAGACAACTGCAACTCAGAGACCCCTGTCAGGGACACACGAGTACATGAAACCAATACTGCAGAGACAAATGAGCTTGTAGAAAACCAGGAAAAAGAAGAGAAGAAAATATCCAAACTCCAAAAACCAAAGAAACTAACTTTAGGTGATAGCTTAATCAAGTTAACAGCAAGGCCTTCAGGAAACGAAACCAATTTAGATACAACCTTGAACAAGATTAAACAGAACAATCCTGAAATCAAAGAAATTAATTTGAATAACATTGAAAACATTCCTAAGGAAATGCTGATAGATTATGTGAACGCCTTGAAGAAGAACAAGCATGTGACAAAATTCAGCATTACCAACACTGGAGCAGATGAAAATGTGGCGTATGCCTTGGCCAGCATGCTCCGTGAAAATAGAAGCATCACCACTCTGAATATCGAGTCGAACTTCATCACAGGTAAGGGAATTATAGCTATCATGAGGTGTCTGCAGTTTAACGAGACGCTCACTGAATTGAGGTTCCACAATCAAAGACACATGCTGGGTCATCATGCTGAAATGGAGGTATCCAGACTCCTAAAGGCAAACAACACTTTGTTGAAGATGGGATATCATTTTGAGCTTCCTGGTCCAAGGATGGTGGTCACTAACTTACTGACCAGGAACCTTGACAAGCAGCGACAAAAAAGAATGGAAGAACAAAAGCAGCAACAAGCCAAAGACCAGGAGCAGATGATGGCTAGGTTTAAGAACAGTCTAAATCTTCCTCCAGGTCTGTGGGAGATGTTGGGTGACTACCTGCCTGCAATGCCGAATACGCAGCCTTACCCACCGCAAGCACCAAGTCCTCCGCTCCAGCTCAAGAAAAAACCTGTTCCGTTCCCTCCGATACAGGAGAATGAGCAGCCAAATCTGCTGAAGGATATTAAACTCAAGAAGGCACCAAAGAACAGGGCTGCAGACAGTACATTAGAGCAGAAGGAGAAAGCTAACCTCAAAGACGTGATTAAGACTCTAAAGCCAGTTCCCAGAAGGCGACAGGCACCCAAGGTTGACTTGACGCCCAGGGAGGTTCTACTTAATGAAATTCGCACAAGCAATGTTGCTTATCTCAAAGCAGTGAGTATTACCAACAATGTACAAATTGCCACAGAAATGAATGACTTATAA
- the LOC121297886 gene encoding leiomodin-3-like isoform X2, producing the protein MSDYSQNSDQESYSEDIDEDEILANLSPEELKQLQSEMDNLAPDEEVPVGMRQKDQTEKPPTGSFDHRSLVNYIYWEKESKRMLEEERLPTVLLPSERDTRKDFDKDEDLKEEVGGEEGEKEIEEEKEDEKERELQEVQALPKCSEETGEISLSISDKKQEEDTNRVDEATKEPEPENEKQRQNSDEKRKAETSYREQVIDNCNSETPVRDTRVHETNTAETNELVENQEKEEKKISKLQKPKKLTLGDSLIKLTARPSGNETNLDTTLNKIKQNNPEIKEINLNNIENIPKEMLIDYVNALKKNKHVTKFSITNTGADENVAYALASMLRENRSITTLNIESNFITGKGIIAIMRCLQFNETLTELRFHNQRHMLGHHAEMEVSRLLKANNTLLKMGYHFELPGPRMVVTNLLTRNLDKQRQKRMEEQKQQQAKDQEQMMARFKNSLNLPPGLWEMLGDYLPAMPNTQPYPPQAPSPPLQLKKKPVPFPPIQENEQPNLLKDIKLKKAPKNRAADSTLEQKEKANLKDVIKTLKPVPRRRQAPKVDLTPREVLLNEIRTSNVAYLKAVPLPKCLESSETSLF; encoded by the exons ATGTCTGACTACAGTCAAAACTCTGACCAAGAGTCCTATAGCGAGGACATTGACGAAGATGAGATCCTCGCAAACCTGTCACCTGAAGAACTGAAGCAGCTTCAGAGTGAAATGGACAATCTTGCCCCAGATGAGGAGGTGCCAGTTGGAATGAGACAGAAAGACCAGACAGAGAAGCCTCCAACAGGATCATTCGATCACAGGTCTTTGGTTAATTATATCTATTGGGAGAAGGAATCCAAGCGAATGCTGGAGGAAGAAAGACTTCCCACAGTTCTTTTACCTAGTGAG CGAGATACAAGAAAAGACTTTGACAAAGATGAAGATCTGAAAGAAGAAGTaggaggagaggaaggagagaaAGAAATAGAAGAAGAAAAGGAAGATGAGAAAGAAAGAGAACTTCAAGAGGTCCAAGCCTTGCCAAAATGCTCTGAAGAAACAGGAGAAATTTCTCTCAGCATTTCTGATAAAAAACAAGAGGAAGATACAAACAGAGTGGACGAGGCTACCAAAGAACCAGAACCAGAGAATGAAAAGCAAAGGCAAAATTCAGATGAGAAACGCAAGGCAGAGACATCTTACAGAGAACAAGTCATAGACAACTGCAACTCAGAGACCCCTGTCAGGGACACACGAGTACATGAAACCAATACTGCAGAGACAAATGAGCTTGTAGAAAACCAGGAAAAAGAAGAGAAGAAAATATCCAAACTCCAAAAACCAAAGAAACTAACTTTAGGTGATAGCTTAATCAAGTTAACAGCAAGGCCTTCAGGAAACGAAACCAATTTAGATACAACCTTGAACAAGATTAAACAGAACAATCCTGAAATCAAAGAAATTAATTTGAATAACATTGAAAACATTCCTAAGGAAATGCTGATAGATTATGTGAACGCCTTGAAGAAGAACAAGCATGTGACAAAATTCAGCATTACCAACACTGGAGCAGATGAAAATGTGGCGTATGCCTTGGCCAGCATGCTCCGTGAAAATAGAAGCATCACCACTCTGAATATCGAGTCGAACTTCATCACAGGTAAGGGAATTATAGCTATCATGAGGTGTCTGCAGTTTAACGAGACGCTCACTGAATTGAGGTTCCACAATCAAAGACACATGCTGGGTCATCATGCTGAAATGGAGGTATCCAGACTCCTAAAGGCAAACAACACTTTGTTGAAGATGGGATATCATTTTGAGCTTCCTGGTCCAAGGATGGTGGTCACTAACTTACTGACCAGGAACCTTGACAAGCAGCGACAAAAAAGAATGGAAGAACAAAAGCAGCAACAAGCCAAAGACCAGGAGCAGATGATGGCTAGGTTTAAGAACAGTCTAAATCTTCCTCCAGGTCTGTGGGAGATGTTGGGTGACTACCTGCCTGCAATGCCGAATACGCAGCCTTACCCACCGCAAGCACCAAGTCCTCCGCTCCAGCTCAAGAAAAAACCTGTTCCGTTCCCTCCGATACAGGAGAATGAGCAGCCAAATCTGCTGAAGGATATTAAACTCAAGAAGGCACCAAAGAACAGGGCTGCAGACAGTACATTAGAGCAGAAGGAGAAAGCTAACCTCAAAGACGTGATTAAGACTCTAAAGCCAGTTCCCAGAAGGCGACAGGCACCCAAGGTTGACTTGACGCCCAGGGAGGTTCTACTTAATGAAATTCGCACAAGCAATGTTGCTTATCTCAAAGCA GTTCCACTGCCTAAATGCCTGGAGTCAAGTGAAACCAGTCTTTTttga